GGGCCATGCGGCGCAGCACCGTGGCGCTGCCCGATTGCAGCGGCAGGTGCAGGTGCGGCGCGAGGCGGGGGTCTTCCCAGAGGGCGAAGAAGTCGGCGTCTAAGTCCCACGGCTCTAAGGAAGAGAGCCGCAGGCGGGGGACTTCGGTTTCCCGCAGCACGGCCTGCACCAAGTGGCGCAGGTGGCGCGGCGGGGTGAAATCGTGCCCCCACGAGCCGAGGTGCACGCCCGTCAGCACGATTTCCTGCGCGCCGCCGCGCAGGGCTGCGCGGACATCGGCCAGCACCTCACCCACCGGGCGGCTGCGCCCCGGCCCGCGCGCCACGGTGGTGATGCAGAAGGTGCAGCGGTTGTCGCAGCCATCCTGCACTTTGATGAAGGCCCGGGTGCGGGCGCGGCTGCCGGGGATGGGTTCCCGCGCAATCGGCTCCAGGTCGAAGCGTTCCGGCGGCAGGCCCAGCAGCGCGGGCACCAGCGCGTCCTTGCGGGGGTTGGGCACCACTTCGGCCACCGCGGGCAGGGCAGCGGCGCGGTCGGGTTCCAGGGTGGCCCAGCAGCCCGTCGCCACGATGCGCGGCACGCCTTCCCGCGCCAGGCGGCGGATGCGCTGGCGCGAGTCGGCCACCGCGTTGGCGGTCACGGCGCAGGTGTTGACCACCGCCAGGTCGGCCTCCGCGGGGGAAGCCACCAGTTCGTGGCCCGCGGCGCGGAATTCCCGCGCCATGCGCTCGATTTCGGCCTGGTTGAGGCGGCAGCCAATGGTGTCGAGGTAGATTTTCATCGGGGTCACGCCTGGCGGGTGGGGAGGCTGGCTGCCCCTGGCTCAGGGTGCATACACGGCAAAGTTGTCGAACACGATGTCGGCCCCCGGCTCGTCGAACGTGCCCACCATCAGGCCGACGTCGCCGCGGGTGAAATCGGGGTCAGAGACCGTCGCGAGGTGCTGGCCGTTGACGAACAGCGCGAGGTGCGAGTTGACGCATTCGGCGCGCAGGTGGTTGGGGGCGTGCCCTTTGGCGATGGCGGGCGAAAACGTCATGTTGCCCTCGCCGGTGAGGAGGGTCTGCTTGCCGTCTTTGGTCTTGCCGATGCCGTAATAGCCATCGCTGCTGATGAGGAAGAAGTAGAAGTTATCGGCGTCTTCGTAGCGGCAGATGATGCCAAACTGGTTGTCGTCGGGCCCGCCGGTCTTGACGGCGTCCACCTCGATGCGGGCGTTGGAAAACTGCAGGCCGGGGTTGGCCCAGATGGTGGTGTGGGGGTAATTGAGCCAGATGCGGTATTGCCCCTGGGGGGTGTATTCGATGATGGCGTCTTTTTCGTGCACGGTATCCCAGCCGCTGTGGGGGTTGGAGAAATCGTCGCGAAAGAGCACCTGCAGGGAAGCCGCGGGCGCGCCGGTGGCCGCGGCGGTGGCCGTGGCAGGGGAAGTCACCGGGGTGGCCGTGGGACGCGGGCTGCACGCGGCCAGCCCGGCCAAAGCCACAAGCAACACCAGAACGGGAAACAGGCGTTT
The Chloroflexota bacterium genome window above contains:
- a CDS encoding MiaB/RimO family radical SAM methylthiotransferase — its product is MKIYLDTIGCRLNQAEIERMAREFRAAGHELVASPAEADLAVVNTCAVTANAVADSRQRIRRLAREGVPRIVATGCWATLEPDRAAALPAVAEVVPNPRKDALVPALLGLPPERFDLEPIAREPIPGSRARTRAFIKVQDGCDNRCTFCITTVARGPGRSRPVGEVLADVRAALRGGAQEIVLTGVHLGSWGHDFTPPRHLRHLVQAVLRETEVPRLRLSSLEPWDLDADFFALWEDPRLAPHLHLPLQSGSATVLRRMARKTTPEAFARLLATARRLIPDVAITTDLIAGFPGETEKEFAETLAFVEAMAFAGGHVFTYSERPGTAAATMPRPVPLPVRKARNAALRQVLEASAARYRARFVGRTLTVLWESAEPQPEGGFLLRGMSGHGLRVQAHAAENLWNRLTPVEILAAEGPYLRAAVLTAASV